A single Diachasmimorpha longicaudata isolate KC_UGA_2023 chromosome 10, iyDiaLong2, whole genome shotgun sequence DNA region contains:
- the LOC135166602 gene encoding uncharacterized protein LOC135166602: MPDMSAIAHLPLKVIFAIHLVLTSCGLQGHWCPQSALFYNLLFFGCLLWAVHNIESDEPVQFALCINFIAIFLDIIVLAIYFPDNWGAEKFSGAVMIINLLVRVITTVSLLRIGQARGGALATLFPPPPGMDYARQQYEDISYPVPQNADFSGI, translated from the exons ATGCCGGATATGTCTGCCATTGCTCATTTGCCTTTAAAG GTCATATTCGCTATCCATCTAGTCCTAACATCATG TGGTCTCCAGGGACACTGGTGCCCACAGTCAGCCTTGTTCTACAATCTCCTGTTCTTCGGTTGTCTACTGTGGGCTGTGCACAATATAGAGTCGGATGAACCAGTCCAATTC GCTCTATGCATCAACTTTATCGCAATATTCCTCGATATAATCGTCCTGGCGATCTACTTTCCAGACAACT GGGGAGCTGAGAAATTCAGTGGAGCTGTTATGATCATAAATCTACTCGTCAGAGTAATCACGACTGTTTCGTTACTGAGAATTGGACAAGCTAGGGGTGGAGCACTGGCGACACTTTTTCCACCACCGCCTGGTATGG ACTACGCCAGGCAGCAGTACGAGGATATTTCCTATCCAGTTCCCCAAAATGCGGATTTTTCGGGGATCTAa
- the LOC135166599 gene encoding chloride intracellular channel Clic produces the protein MADEAHENGTSNGDVPEIELIIKASTIDGRRKGACLFCQEYFMDLYLLAELKTISLKVTTVDMQKPPPDFRTNFQATPPPILIDNGDAILENEKIERHIMKNIPGGHNLFVQDKEVATLVENLFTKLKLLLVNAKDKDKDPKSSSLMAHLRKIDEHLGRKGTRFLTGDTMCCFDCELMPRLQHIRVAGKYFADFEIPETLVNLWRYMHHMYRLDAFLQSCPADQDIINHYKLQQSMKMKKHEELETPTFTTSIPIEINDD, from the exons ATGGCGGATGAAGCACACGAGAACGGTACCAGTAATGGGGACGTTCCAGAAATTGAACTAATAATCAAG GCTTCGACGATAGATGGACGACGAAAAGGTGCCTGTCTCTTTTGTCAAGAATACTTCATGGACCTGTACTTGCTCGCTGAACTGAAGACAATTTCCCTGAAAGTTACAACGGTCGACATGCAGAAACCACCGCCAGATTTTCGCACCAATTTCCAAGCAACTCCCCCGCCTATTCTGATCGATAACGGTGACGCCAttcttgagaatgaaaaaatcgaaagacATATAATGAAGAACATACCGGGTGGGCATAATCTCTTCGTTCAAGATAAAGAGGTGGCAACACTCGTGGAGAATCTGTTCACT AAATTGAAACTTCTGCTTGTAAATGCTAAGGACAAAGACAAAGACCCGAAATCATCGTCGTTAATGGCACATCTACGTAAGATTGATGAGCATTTGGGACGCAAGGGAACAAGATTTTTAACTGGCGATACTATGTGCTGTTTTGACTGTGAACTAATGCCTCGTTTGCAGCACATCAGAGTCGCTGGCAAATATTTTGCCGACTTTGAGATACCAGAGACACTGGTGAACTTGTGGAGATACATGCACCACATGTATAGACTAGATGCATTCCTGCAGAGCTGCCCAGCTGATCAGGATATCATTAATCATTATAAATTGCAACAG AGCatgaaaatgaagaaacaCGAAGAGCTAGAAACACCGACATTCACCACCAGTATCCCCATCGAGATCAACGATGACTAG